From Solea senegalensis isolate Sse05_10M linkage group LG19, IFAPA_SoseM_1, whole genome shotgun sequence, the proteins below share one genomic window:
- the LOC122784733 gene encoding histone acetyltransferase KAT7-like isoform X4 — MGSLLNYPLRTAGSSSDGTEDSDFSADLEHAEVPENAHRRSSTRLTRASLRLSQSSQDNCSSPTAVAPDEGPDSAAEAAAAAAAAAAAAVAASVFSSGRRITRSQQGATNTTAKRYPLRQSRSSGSDTEELKQGEDRDETPPRTPTGNAPSSESDIEVSSPSNDLVSSSNDIVVSQEEDERLAKELSLKEAAAHDLSHRPKRRRFHESYNFNMKCPTPGCNSLGHLTGRHERHFSISGCPLYHNLSVDECKGKASTRDKQAEERTLSHRQDENRHSTRSQAPTDRQLRYKEKVTELRRKKNSGLNKEQKDKHMEHRQSHGTSREPLLENITSDYDLELFRKAQARASDDLDKLRLSGQVSEGSNMIKTILFGRYELDTWYHSPYPEEYARLGRLYMCEFCLKYMKSQTILRRHMAKCVWKHPPGDEIYRKGNISVFEVDGKKNKIYCQNLCLLAKLFLDHKTLYYDVEPFLFYVMTEADNTGCHLVGYFSKEKNSFLNYNVSCILTMPQYMRQGYGKMLIDFSYLLSKVEEKVGSPERPLSDLGLISYRSYWKEVLLRYLNNFQGKEISIKEISQETAVNPVDIVSTLQSLQMLKYWKGKHLVLKRQDLIDDWKAKETKRGNSKTIDPTALKWTPPKGT, encoded by the exons ATGGGATCTTTGTTGAATTATCCGCTg AGGACCGCAGGCAGCAGCTCAGACGGAACCGAGGACTCGGATTTTTCCGCCGACCTCGAACACGCCGAAGTTCCCGAGAACGCGCACAGACGTAGCAGCACGCGCCTGACCCGCGCGTCACTGCGCCTCAGTCAGAGCTCACAAG ATAACTGCAGTTCTCCAACAGCTGTGGCTCCTGATGAAGGTCCTGattcagcagcagaggcagcagcagcagcagcggcggcggcagcagcagcagtggcagcatcGGTCTTCTCCTCTGGGCGCAGGATCACACGCAGCCAACAGGGGGCGACAAACACCACAGCCAAAAGATACCCACTGCGTCAGAGTAGGTCATCTGGCTCAGACACTGAGG AACTAAAACAGGGGGAGGACCGGGACGAGACTCCTCCCCGCACTCCAACAGGCAACGCCCCATCCTCGGAGTCCGACATTGAGGTTTCCAGCCCAAGCAACGACCTTGTGTCTTCCAGCAATGATATTGTAGTGtcacaggaggaggacgagagaTTGGCGAAAGAGCTGTCACTCAAAGAGGCCGCCGCCCACGACCTCTCCCACCGGCCCAAACGACGGCGCTTTCATGAAAGCTACAACTTCAACATGAAGTGTCCCACACCTGGCTGCAACTCACTGG GTCATCTAACAGGGAGACATGAGAGACATTTCTCTATATCTGGATGTCCTCTCTACCACAACTTGTCTGTTGATGAGTGCAAg ggcAAGGCGTCAACGCGCGACAAACAGGCTGAGGAAAGGACGCTGTCACACCGCCAGGACGAGAACAGACATTCCACAAGAAGCCAG GCTCCAACAGATCGTCAACTGCGCTACAAGGAGAAGGTAACTgagctgaggaggaagaagaactCTGGCCTCAATAAGGAACAGAAGGACAAGCACATG GAGCACCGTCAAAGCCACGGGACGAGCCGGGAGCCACTGCTGGAGAACATCACCAGTGACTACGACCTTGAGCTGTTCAGGAAAGCGCAGGCACGTGCATCGGACGACCTT GATAAACTCCGTCTGTCCGGTCAGGTGTCAGAGGGCAGCAACATGATAAAGACGATCCTGTTTGGCCGCTATGAGCTGGACACCTGGTACCACTCTCCATATCCCGAGGAGTACGCCCGCCTGGGGAGGCTCTACATGTGCGAGTTTTGCCTTAAGTACATGAAGAGCCAGACCATTTTGCGTAGGCACATG GCGAAGTGTGTGTGGAAGCATCCTCCAGGTGACGAGATCTACAGAAAAGGGAACATCTCTGTGTTTGAGGTGGATGGAAAGAAGAATAAG ATTTACTGCCAGAACCTGTGTTTGCTGGCCAAACTCTTCCTGGACCACAAGACCCTCTATTACGATGTTGAACCTTTCCTCTTCTACGTCATGACTGAAGCTGACAACACAGGCTGCCACTTGGTCGGATACTTCTCTAAG gAGAAGAACTCTTTCCTGAACTACAACGTCTCCTGTATCCTCACTATGCCACAGTACATGAGGCAGGGCTATGGCAAAATGCTCATAGACTTCA GTTACCTGCTATCCAaggtggaggagaaggtggGGTCACCTGAGCGTCCTCTGTCTGACTTGGGCCTCATCAGCTACCGCAGTTACTGGAAGGAAGTGCTGCTGCGCTACCTGAACAATTTTCAAGGCAAGGAGATCTCCATCAAAG AGATCAGTCAGGAGACGGCAGTGAACCCTGTGGATATTGTCAGCACGCTGCAGTCCCTCCAAATGCTCAAGTACTGGAAAGGGAAGCACTTGGTGTTAAAGAGACAG GACCTTATTGATGACTGGAAGGCCAAGGAGACCAAACGGGGCAACAGCAAGACTATTGATCCCACAGCCTTAAAATGGACACCGCCTAAAGGGACGTAG
- the LOC122784733 gene encoding histone acetyltransferase KAT7-like isoform X6 encodes MGSLLNYPLRTAGSSSDGTEDSDFSADLEHAEVPENAHRRSSTRLTRASLRLSQSSQDNCSSPTAVAPDEGPDSAAEAAAAAAAAAAAAVAASVFSSGRRITRSQQGATNTTAKRYPLRQSRSSGSDTEGNAELKQGEDRDETPPRTPTGNAPSSESDIEVSSPSNDLVSSSNDIVVSQEEDERLAKELSLKEAAAHDLSHRPKRRRFHESYNFNMKCPTPGCNSLGHLTGRHERHFSISGCPLYHNLSVDECKGKASTRDKQAEERTLSHRQDENRHSTRSQAPTDRQLRYKEKVTELRRKKNSGLNKEQKDKHMEHRQSHGTSREPLLENITSDYDLELFRKAQDKLRLSGQVSEGSNMIKTILFGRYELDTWYHSPYPEEYARLGRLYMCEFCLKYMKSQTILRRHMAKCVWKHPPGDEIYRKGNISVFEVDGKKNKIYCQNLCLLAKLFLDHKTLYYDVEPFLFYVMTEADNTGCHLVGYFSKEKNSFLNYNVSCILTMPQYMRQGYGKMLIDFSYLLSKVEEKVGSPERPLSDLGLISYRSYWKEVLLRYLNNFQGKEISIKEISQETAVNPVDIVSTLQSLQMLKYWKGKHLVLKRQDLIDDWKAKETKRGNSKTIDPTALKWTPPKGT; translated from the exons ATGGGATCTTTGTTGAATTATCCGCTg AGGACCGCAGGCAGCAGCTCAGACGGAACCGAGGACTCGGATTTTTCCGCCGACCTCGAACACGCCGAAGTTCCCGAGAACGCGCACAGACGTAGCAGCACGCGCCTGACCCGCGCGTCACTGCGCCTCAGTCAGAGCTCACAAG ATAACTGCAGTTCTCCAACAGCTGTGGCTCCTGATGAAGGTCCTGattcagcagcagaggcagcagcagcagcagcggcggcggcagcagcagcagtggcagcatcGGTCTTCTCCTCTGGGCGCAGGATCACACGCAGCCAACAGGGGGCGACAAACACCACAGCCAAAAGATACCCACTGCGTCAGAGTAGGTCATCTGGCTCAGACACTGAGGGTAATG CAGAACTAAAACAGGGGGAGGACCGGGACGAGACTCCTCCCCGCACTCCAACAGGCAACGCCCCATCCTCGGAGTCCGACATTGAGGTTTCCAGCCCAAGCAACGACCTTGTGTCTTCCAGCAATGATATTGTAGTGtcacaggaggaggacgagagaTTGGCGAAAGAGCTGTCACTCAAAGAGGCCGCCGCCCACGACCTCTCCCACCGGCCCAAACGACGGCGCTTTCATGAAAGCTACAACTTCAACATGAAGTGTCCCACACCTGGCTGCAACTCACTGG GTCATCTAACAGGGAGACATGAGAGACATTTCTCTATATCTGGATGTCCTCTCTACCACAACTTGTCTGTTGATGAGTGCAAg ggcAAGGCGTCAACGCGCGACAAACAGGCTGAGGAAAGGACGCTGTCACACCGCCAGGACGAGAACAGACATTCCACAAGAAGCCAG GCTCCAACAGATCGTCAACTGCGCTACAAGGAGAAGGTAACTgagctgaggaggaagaagaactCTGGCCTCAATAAGGAACAGAAGGACAAGCACATG GAGCACCGTCAAAGCCACGGGACGAGCCGGGAGCCACTGCTGGAGAACATCACCAGTGACTACGACCTTGAGCTGTTCAGGAAAGCGCAG GATAAACTCCGTCTGTCCGGTCAGGTGTCAGAGGGCAGCAACATGATAAAGACGATCCTGTTTGGCCGCTATGAGCTGGACACCTGGTACCACTCTCCATATCCCGAGGAGTACGCCCGCCTGGGGAGGCTCTACATGTGCGAGTTTTGCCTTAAGTACATGAAGAGCCAGACCATTTTGCGTAGGCACATG GCGAAGTGTGTGTGGAAGCATCCTCCAGGTGACGAGATCTACAGAAAAGGGAACATCTCTGTGTTTGAGGTGGATGGAAAGAAGAATAAG ATTTACTGCCAGAACCTGTGTTTGCTGGCCAAACTCTTCCTGGACCACAAGACCCTCTATTACGATGTTGAACCTTTCCTCTTCTACGTCATGACTGAAGCTGACAACACAGGCTGCCACTTGGTCGGATACTTCTCTAAG gAGAAGAACTCTTTCCTGAACTACAACGTCTCCTGTATCCTCACTATGCCACAGTACATGAGGCAGGGCTATGGCAAAATGCTCATAGACTTCA GTTACCTGCTATCCAaggtggaggagaaggtggGGTCACCTGAGCGTCCTCTGTCTGACTTGGGCCTCATCAGCTACCGCAGTTACTGGAAGGAAGTGCTGCTGCGCTACCTGAACAATTTTCAAGGCAAGGAGATCTCCATCAAAG AGATCAGTCAGGAGACGGCAGTGAACCCTGTGGATATTGTCAGCACGCTGCAGTCCCTCCAAATGCTCAAGTACTGGAAAGGGAAGCACTTGGTGTTAAAGAGACAG GACCTTATTGATGACTGGAAGGCCAAGGAGACCAAACGGGGCAACAGCAAGACTATTGATCCCACAGCCTTAAAATGGACACCGCCTAAAGGGACGTAG
- the LOC122784733 gene encoding histone acetyltransferase KAT7-like isoform X3: MGSLLNYPLRTAGSSSDGTEDSDFSADLEHAEVPENAHRRSSTRLTRASLRLSQSSQDNCSSPTAVAPDEGPDSAAEAAAAAAAAAAAAVAASVFSSGRRITRSQQGATNTTAKRYPLRQSRSSGSDTEAELKQGEDRDETPPRTPTGNAPSSESDIEVSSPSNDLVSSSNDIVVSQEEDERLAKELSLKEAAAHDLSHRPKRRRFHESYNFNMKCPTPGCNSLGHLTGRHERHFSISGCPLYHNLSVDECKGKASTRDKQAEERTLSHRQDENRHSTRSQAPTDRQLRYKEKVTELRRKKNSGLNKEQKDKHMEHRQSHGTSREPLLENITSDYDLELFRKAQARASDDLDKLRLSGQVSEGSNMIKTILFGRYELDTWYHSPYPEEYARLGRLYMCEFCLKYMKSQTILRRHMAKCVWKHPPGDEIYRKGNISVFEVDGKKNKIYCQNLCLLAKLFLDHKTLYYDVEPFLFYVMTEADNTGCHLVGYFSKEKNSFLNYNVSCILTMPQYMRQGYGKMLIDFSYLLSKVEEKVGSPERPLSDLGLISYRSYWKEVLLRYLNNFQGKEISIKEISQETAVNPVDIVSTLQSLQMLKYWKGKHLVLKRQDLIDDWKAKETKRGNSKTIDPTALKWTPPKGT; the protein is encoded by the exons ATGGGATCTTTGTTGAATTATCCGCTg AGGACCGCAGGCAGCAGCTCAGACGGAACCGAGGACTCGGATTTTTCCGCCGACCTCGAACACGCCGAAGTTCCCGAGAACGCGCACAGACGTAGCAGCACGCGCCTGACCCGCGCGTCACTGCGCCTCAGTCAGAGCTCACAAG ATAACTGCAGTTCTCCAACAGCTGTGGCTCCTGATGAAGGTCCTGattcagcagcagaggcagcagcagcagcagcggcggcggcagcagcagcagtggcagcatcGGTCTTCTCCTCTGGGCGCAGGATCACACGCAGCCAACAGGGGGCGACAAACACCACAGCCAAAAGATACCCACTGCGTCAGAGTAGGTCATCTGGCTCAGACACTGAGG CAGAACTAAAACAGGGGGAGGACCGGGACGAGACTCCTCCCCGCACTCCAACAGGCAACGCCCCATCCTCGGAGTCCGACATTGAGGTTTCCAGCCCAAGCAACGACCTTGTGTCTTCCAGCAATGATATTGTAGTGtcacaggaggaggacgagagaTTGGCGAAAGAGCTGTCACTCAAAGAGGCCGCCGCCCACGACCTCTCCCACCGGCCCAAACGACGGCGCTTTCATGAAAGCTACAACTTCAACATGAAGTGTCCCACACCTGGCTGCAACTCACTGG GTCATCTAACAGGGAGACATGAGAGACATTTCTCTATATCTGGATGTCCTCTCTACCACAACTTGTCTGTTGATGAGTGCAAg ggcAAGGCGTCAACGCGCGACAAACAGGCTGAGGAAAGGACGCTGTCACACCGCCAGGACGAGAACAGACATTCCACAAGAAGCCAG GCTCCAACAGATCGTCAACTGCGCTACAAGGAGAAGGTAACTgagctgaggaggaagaagaactCTGGCCTCAATAAGGAACAGAAGGACAAGCACATG GAGCACCGTCAAAGCCACGGGACGAGCCGGGAGCCACTGCTGGAGAACATCACCAGTGACTACGACCTTGAGCTGTTCAGGAAAGCGCAGGCACGTGCATCGGACGACCTT GATAAACTCCGTCTGTCCGGTCAGGTGTCAGAGGGCAGCAACATGATAAAGACGATCCTGTTTGGCCGCTATGAGCTGGACACCTGGTACCACTCTCCATATCCCGAGGAGTACGCCCGCCTGGGGAGGCTCTACATGTGCGAGTTTTGCCTTAAGTACATGAAGAGCCAGACCATTTTGCGTAGGCACATG GCGAAGTGTGTGTGGAAGCATCCTCCAGGTGACGAGATCTACAGAAAAGGGAACATCTCTGTGTTTGAGGTGGATGGAAAGAAGAATAAG ATTTACTGCCAGAACCTGTGTTTGCTGGCCAAACTCTTCCTGGACCACAAGACCCTCTATTACGATGTTGAACCTTTCCTCTTCTACGTCATGACTGAAGCTGACAACACAGGCTGCCACTTGGTCGGATACTTCTCTAAG gAGAAGAACTCTTTCCTGAACTACAACGTCTCCTGTATCCTCACTATGCCACAGTACATGAGGCAGGGCTATGGCAAAATGCTCATAGACTTCA GTTACCTGCTATCCAaggtggaggagaaggtggGGTCACCTGAGCGTCCTCTGTCTGACTTGGGCCTCATCAGCTACCGCAGTTACTGGAAGGAAGTGCTGCTGCGCTACCTGAACAATTTTCAAGGCAAGGAGATCTCCATCAAAG AGATCAGTCAGGAGACGGCAGTGAACCCTGTGGATATTGTCAGCACGCTGCAGTCCCTCCAAATGCTCAAGTACTGGAAAGGGAAGCACTTGGTGTTAAAGAGACAG GACCTTATTGATGACTGGAAGGCCAAGGAGACCAAACGGGGCAACAGCAAGACTATTGATCCCACAGCCTTAAAATGGACACCGCCTAAAGGGACGTAG
- the LOC122784733 gene encoding histone acetyltransferase KAT7-like isoform X5: MPRRKRTAGSSSDGTEDSDFSADLEHAEVPENAHRRSSTRLTRASLRLSQSSQDNCSSPTAVAPDEGPDSAAEAAAAAAAAAAAAVAASVFSSGRRITRSQQGATNTTAKRYPLRQSRSSGSDTEGNAELKQGEDRDETPPRTPTGNAPSSESDIEVSSPSNDLVSSSNDIVVSQEEDERLAKELSLKEAAAHDLSHRPKRRRFHESYNFNMKCPTPGCNSLGHLTGRHERHFSISGCPLYHNLSVDECKGKASTRDKQAEERTLSHRQDENRHSTRSQAPTDRQLRYKEKVTELRRKKNSGLNKEQKDKHMEHRQSHGTSREPLLENITSDYDLELFRKAQARASDDLDKLRLSGQVSEGSNMIKTILFGRYELDTWYHSPYPEEYARLGRLYMCEFCLKYMKSQTILRRHMAKCVWKHPPGDEIYRKGNISVFEVDGKKNKIYCQNLCLLAKLFLDHKTLYYDVEPFLFYVMTEADNTGCHLVGYFSKEKNSFLNYNVSCILTMPQYMRQGYGKMLIDFSYLLSKVEEKVGSPERPLSDLGLISYRSYWKEVLLRYLNNFQGKEISIKEISQETAVNPVDIVSTLQSLQMLKYWKGKHLVLKRQDLIDDWKAKETKRGNSKTIDPTALKWTPPKGT; this comes from the exons ATGCCCCGGAGAAAG AGGACCGCAGGCAGCAGCTCAGACGGAACCGAGGACTCGGATTTTTCCGCCGACCTCGAACACGCCGAAGTTCCCGAGAACGCGCACAGACGTAGCAGCACGCGCCTGACCCGCGCGTCACTGCGCCTCAGTCAGAGCTCACAAG ATAACTGCAGTTCTCCAACAGCTGTGGCTCCTGATGAAGGTCCTGattcagcagcagaggcagcagcagcagcagcggcggcggcagcagcagcagtggcagcatcGGTCTTCTCCTCTGGGCGCAGGATCACACGCAGCCAACAGGGGGCGACAAACACCACAGCCAAAAGATACCCACTGCGTCAGAGTAGGTCATCTGGCTCAGACACTGAGGGTAATG CAGAACTAAAACAGGGGGAGGACCGGGACGAGACTCCTCCCCGCACTCCAACAGGCAACGCCCCATCCTCGGAGTCCGACATTGAGGTTTCCAGCCCAAGCAACGACCTTGTGTCTTCCAGCAATGATATTGTAGTGtcacaggaggaggacgagagaTTGGCGAAAGAGCTGTCACTCAAAGAGGCCGCCGCCCACGACCTCTCCCACCGGCCCAAACGACGGCGCTTTCATGAAAGCTACAACTTCAACATGAAGTGTCCCACACCTGGCTGCAACTCACTGG GTCATCTAACAGGGAGACATGAGAGACATTTCTCTATATCTGGATGTCCTCTCTACCACAACTTGTCTGTTGATGAGTGCAAg ggcAAGGCGTCAACGCGCGACAAACAGGCTGAGGAAAGGACGCTGTCACACCGCCAGGACGAGAACAGACATTCCACAAGAAGCCAG GCTCCAACAGATCGTCAACTGCGCTACAAGGAGAAGGTAACTgagctgaggaggaagaagaactCTGGCCTCAATAAGGAACAGAAGGACAAGCACATG GAGCACCGTCAAAGCCACGGGACGAGCCGGGAGCCACTGCTGGAGAACATCACCAGTGACTACGACCTTGAGCTGTTCAGGAAAGCGCAGGCACGTGCATCGGACGACCTT GATAAACTCCGTCTGTCCGGTCAGGTGTCAGAGGGCAGCAACATGATAAAGACGATCCTGTTTGGCCGCTATGAGCTGGACACCTGGTACCACTCTCCATATCCCGAGGAGTACGCCCGCCTGGGGAGGCTCTACATGTGCGAGTTTTGCCTTAAGTACATGAAGAGCCAGACCATTTTGCGTAGGCACATG GCGAAGTGTGTGTGGAAGCATCCTCCAGGTGACGAGATCTACAGAAAAGGGAACATCTCTGTGTTTGAGGTGGATGGAAAGAAGAATAAG ATTTACTGCCAGAACCTGTGTTTGCTGGCCAAACTCTTCCTGGACCACAAGACCCTCTATTACGATGTTGAACCTTTCCTCTTCTACGTCATGACTGAAGCTGACAACACAGGCTGCCACTTGGTCGGATACTTCTCTAAG gAGAAGAACTCTTTCCTGAACTACAACGTCTCCTGTATCCTCACTATGCCACAGTACATGAGGCAGGGCTATGGCAAAATGCTCATAGACTTCA GTTACCTGCTATCCAaggtggaggagaaggtggGGTCACCTGAGCGTCCTCTGTCTGACTTGGGCCTCATCAGCTACCGCAGTTACTGGAAGGAAGTGCTGCTGCGCTACCTGAACAATTTTCAAGGCAAGGAGATCTCCATCAAAG AGATCAGTCAGGAGACGGCAGTGAACCCTGTGGATATTGTCAGCACGCTGCAGTCCCTCCAAATGCTCAAGTACTGGAAAGGGAAGCACTTGGTGTTAAAGAGACAG GACCTTATTGATGACTGGAAGGCCAAGGAGACCAAACGGGGCAACAGCAAGACTATTGATCCCACAGCCTTAAAATGGACACCGCCTAAAGGGACGTAG
- the LOC122784733 gene encoding histone acetyltransferase KAT7-like isoform X1 — MGSLLNYPLRTAGSSSDGTEDSDFSADLEHAEVPENAHRRSSTRLTRASLRLSQSSQDNCSSPTAVAPDEGPDSAAEAAAAAAAAAAAAVAASVFSSGRRITRSQQGATNTTAKRYPLRQSRSSGSDTEGNAELKQGEDRDETPPRTPTGNAPSSESDIEVSSPSNDLVSSSNDIVVSQEEDERLAKELSLKEAAAHDLSHRPKRRRFHESYNFNMKCPTPGCNSLGHLTGRHERHFSISGCPLYHNLSVDECKGKASTRDKQAEERTLSHRQDENRHSTRSQAPTDRQLRYKEKVTELRRKKNSGLNKEQKDKHMEHRQSHGTSREPLLENITSDYDLELFRKAQARASDDLDKLRLSGQVSEGSNMIKTILFGRYELDTWYHSPYPEEYARLGRLYMCEFCLKYMKSQTILRRHMAKCVWKHPPGDEIYRKGNISVFEVDGKKNKIYCQNLCLLAKLFLDHKTLYYDVEPFLFYVMTEADNTGCHLVGYFSKEKNSFLNYNVSCILTMPQYMRQGYGKMLIDFSYLLSKVEEKVGSPERPLSDLGLISYRSYWKEVLLRYLNNFQGKEISIKEISQETAVNPVDIVSTLQSLQMLKYWKGKHLVLKRQDLIDDWKAKETKRGNSKTIDPTALKWTPPKGT; from the exons ATGGGATCTTTGTTGAATTATCCGCTg AGGACCGCAGGCAGCAGCTCAGACGGAACCGAGGACTCGGATTTTTCCGCCGACCTCGAACACGCCGAAGTTCCCGAGAACGCGCACAGACGTAGCAGCACGCGCCTGACCCGCGCGTCACTGCGCCTCAGTCAGAGCTCACAAG ATAACTGCAGTTCTCCAACAGCTGTGGCTCCTGATGAAGGTCCTGattcagcagcagaggcagcagcagcagcagcggcggcggcagcagcagcagtggcagcatcGGTCTTCTCCTCTGGGCGCAGGATCACACGCAGCCAACAGGGGGCGACAAACACCACAGCCAAAAGATACCCACTGCGTCAGAGTAGGTCATCTGGCTCAGACACTGAGGGTAATG CAGAACTAAAACAGGGGGAGGACCGGGACGAGACTCCTCCCCGCACTCCAACAGGCAACGCCCCATCCTCGGAGTCCGACATTGAGGTTTCCAGCCCAAGCAACGACCTTGTGTCTTCCAGCAATGATATTGTAGTGtcacaggaggaggacgagagaTTGGCGAAAGAGCTGTCACTCAAAGAGGCCGCCGCCCACGACCTCTCCCACCGGCCCAAACGACGGCGCTTTCATGAAAGCTACAACTTCAACATGAAGTGTCCCACACCTGGCTGCAACTCACTGG GTCATCTAACAGGGAGACATGAGAGACATTTCTCTATATCTGGATGTCCTCTCTACCACAACTTGTCTGTTGATGAGTGCAAg ggcAAGGCGTCAACGCGCGACAAACAGGCTGAGGAAAGGACGCTGTCACACCGCCAGGACGAGAACAGACATTCCACAAGAAGCCAG GCTCCAACAGATCGTCAACTGCGCTACAAGGAGAAGGTAACTgagctgaggaggaagaagaactCTGGCCTCAATAAGGAACAGAAGGACAAGCACATG GAGCACCGTCAAAGCCACGGGACGAGCCGGGAGCCACTGCTGGAGAACATCACCAGTGACTACGACCTTGAGCTGTTCAGGAAAGCGCAGGCACGTGCATCGGACGACCTT GATAAACTCCGTCTGTCCGGTCAGGTGTCAGAGGGCAGCAACATGATAAAGACGATCCTGTTTGGCCGCTATGAGCTGGACACCTGGTACCACTCTCCATATCCCGAGGAGTACGCCCGCCTGGGGAGGCTCTACATGTGCGAGTTTTGCCTTAAGTACATGAAGAGCCAGACCATTTTGCGTAGGCACATG GCGAAGTGTGTGTGGAAGCATCCTCCAGGTGACGAGATCTACAGAAAAGGGAACATCTCTGTGTTTGAGGTGGATGGAAAGAAGAATAAG ATTTACTGCCAGAACCTGTGTTTGCTGGCCAAACTCTTCCTGGACCACAAGACCCTCTATTACGATGTTGAACCTTTCCTCTTCTACGTCATGACTGAAGCTGACAACACAGGCTGCCACTTGGTCGGATACTTCTCTAAG gAGAAGAACTCTTTCCTGAACTACAACGTCTCCTGTATCCTCACTATGCCACAGTACATGAGGCAGGGCTATGGCAAAATGCTCATAGACTTCA GTTACCTGCTATCCAaggtggaggagaaggtggGGTCACCTGAGCGTCCTCTGTCTGACTTGGGCCTCATCAGCTACCGCAGTTACTGGAAGGAAGTGCTGCTGCGCTACCTGAACAATTTTCAAGGCAAGGAGATCTCCATCAAAG AGATCAGTCAGGAGACGGCAGTGAACCCTGTGGATATTGTCAGCACGCTGCAGTCCCTCCAAATGCTCAAGTACTGGAAAGGGAAGCACTTGGTGTTAAAGAGACAG GACCTTATTGATGACTGGAAGGCCAAGGAGACCAAACGGGGCAACAGCAAGACTATTGATCCCACAGCCTTAAAATGGACACCGCCTAAAGGGACGTAG